From the genome of Uranotaenia lowii strain MFRU-FL chromosome 1, ASM2978415v1, whole genome shotgun sequence, one region includes:
- the LOC129759825 gene encoding uncharacterized protein LOC129759825 codes for MPYIPCLTEKVAKILRKHNLIAAPKPCDKIKSNIFTKLKDPIPIMQQTNVVYAITCACGNEYIGQTSQTLAKRIKQHETTVRLKQKATGLAQHALENGPGHVLDFPKTRILERIPNTTHRRIAEKLHIKMRENRAVNIQQDTKGISSVYNGLWKKLRKKEEMELHRKTEHIQSTASRSSSSINSD; via the coding sequence ATGCCGTACATACCATGTCTGACCGAGAAAGTTGCGAAAATCTTGCGCAAGCACAATTTGATTGCAGCTCCTAAGCCGTGCGACAAAATCAAGTCCAACATCTTTACGAAACTTAAAGACCCAattccgatcatgcaacaaacAAATGTCGTTTATGCCATCACATGCGCTTGCGGAAATGAGTACATCGGACAAACGTCGCAAACTCTTGCCAAACGCATCAAACAACACGAAACCACCGTGCGTCTAAAACAGAAAGCTACAGGCCTAGCTCAGCATGCGTTGGAAAACGGCCCCGGTCATGTGTTAGATTTCCCGAAAACGAGAATTCTCGAACGAATCCCAAATACAACACACCGTCGGATAGCTGAAAAACTGCACATAAAGATGCGAGAGAATCGTGCAGTTAACATCCAACAGGACACAAAAGGCATCTCGAGCGTGTACAACGGATTGTGGAAAAAGCTGCGGAAAAAAGAGGAAATGGAACTACATCGCAAAACGGAACACATTCAGTCGACAGCGagccgcagcagcagcagcatcaacagtgactag